The Miscanthus floridulus cultivar M001 chromosome 17, ASM1932011v1, whole genome shotgun sequence genome has a window encoding:
- the LOC136516840 gene encoding calreticulin-3-like isoform X1 gives MGRLRDGRAFLHRALVLSSLLLLASGEIFFEERFDDGWDSRWVKSDWKKSQGQAGTFRHTAGTYSGDPDDKGIQTTGDAKHFAISAKFPEFSNKDRTLVIQYSLKIEQDIECGGAYIKLMSGYLSQKKFGGDTPYSFMFGPDICGDQKKKLHLILSYQGQNYPIKKDLKCEADKLTHFYTFILRPDATYSILIDNREREFGSMYTDWDILPPRKIKDVNAKKPKDWDDREYIEDPDQVKPEGYDSIPKQIPDPKDKKPESWDDDEDGTWKPRMIPNPEYKGPWKRKKIKNPNYKGKWKTPWIDNPEFEDDPDLYVLRPLQYVGIEVWQVKAGSVFDNILICDDPDYARHVVDETFAANKEAEKEAFEGAEKKRKAREEEALLFCRKHGEHGRKGRDEGGRGIGTVAGTVTGIDISVIDTTTTTTSYRPCVLLKSARYWLSMELGLEKKTSGRAQMFEVLNRTVTVVESTRGELVCCTRESS, from the exons ATGGGCCGCCTCCGCGACGGGCGAGCCTTCCTCCACCGCGCGCTGGTCCTCTCGTCGCTGCTCCTCCTTGCCTCCGGCGAAATCTTCTTCGAGGAGCGGTTCGATG ATGGGTGGGATAGCCGTTGGGTGAAATCTGATTGGAAGAAGAGCCAAGGACAAGCCGGAACCTTCCGACACACAGCGGGAACCTATTCTGGAGACCCTGACGATAAAG GTATACAAACAACTGGGGATGCCAAACATTTTGCTATATCGGCAAAATTCCCAGAATTTAGTAACAAGGACCGGACATTGGTGATCCAGTACTCTCTAAAGATTGAGCAAGATATTGAATGTGGTGGTGCTTACATCAAACTTATGTCTGGTTATCTCAGCCAGAAGAAATTTGGCGGCGACACTCCTTACAG CTTCATGTTTGGGCCTGATATATGTGGGGATCAGAAAAAGAAGCTCCATCTCATACTTTCATACCAAGGGCAAAACTACCCTATCAAGAAAGATCTAAAATGCGAAGCAGACAAGTTGACACATTTTTACACATTTATTCTAAGACCTGATGCCACTTATAGCATCCTTATCGATAACCGGGAGAGAGAATTTGGAAGCATGTACACTGACTGGGATATCCTTCCTCCTCGTAAGATCAAAGATGTTAATGCAAAAAAG CCAAAAGACTGGGATGACAGGGAATATATTGAAGATCCTGATCAAGTTAAGCCAGAG GGATATGATTCAATCCCTAAACAGATACCTGATCCAAAGGACAAAAAG CCTGAGTCATGGGATGATGACGAAGACGGTACATGGAAGCCCAGAATGATACCTAATCCAGAATACAAGGGACCATGGAAGCGGAAG AAAATTAAGAATCCTAACTACAAAGGAAAATGGAAGACCCCATGGATTGACAATCCAG AGTTTGAGGATGACCCAGACCTATATGTTCTGAGACCTTTGCAGTATGTGGGGATTGAAGTCTGGCAG GTCAAAGCTGGTTCCGTTTTTGACAACATTTTGATTTGCGATGATCCAGACTATGCAAGACATGTTGTAGATGAAACTTTTGCTGCAAATAAGGAG GCTGAAAAAGAGGCCTTTGAAGGAGCTGAAAAGAAGAGGAAGGCTAGAGAAGAAGAG GCGTTGCTTTTCTGCAGGAAGCACGGCGAGCACGGGAGGAAGGGGAGAGACGAAGGCGGGAGAGGGATAGGGACCGTGGCAGGGACCGTTACAGGGATAGATATAAG CGTCATAGACACTACGACTACCAC GACGAGCTATAGACCATGTGTTCTTTTGAAATCTGCACGCTATTGGTTGTCTATGGAACTGGGCcttgaaaaaaaaacttcagGGCGGGCACAGATGTTTGAAGTCCTTAACCGTACCGTTACAGTCGTGGAGAGCACACGTGGAGAACTTGTATGTTGTACACGCGAATCAAGCTGA
- the LOC136516840 gene encoding calreticulin-3-like isoform X2 gives MGRLRDGRAFLHRALVLSSLLLLASGEIFFEERFDDGWDSRWVKSDWKKSQGQAGTFRHTAGTYSGDPDDKGIQTTGDAKHFAISAKFPEFSNKDRTLVIQYSLKIEQDIECGGAYIKLMSGYLSQKKFGGDTPYSFMFGPDICGDQKKKLHLILSYQGQNYPIKKDLKCEADKLTHFYTFILRPDATYSILIDNREREFGSMYTDWDILPPRKIKDVNAKKPKDWDDREYIEDPDQVKPEGYDSIPKQIPDPKDKKPESWDDDEDGTWKPRMIPNPEYKGPWKRKKIKNPNYKGKWKTPWIDNPEFEDDPDLYVLRPLQYVGIEVWQVKAGSVFDNILICDDPDYARHVVDETFAANKEAEKEAFEGAEKKRKAREEEEARRAREEGERRRRERDRDRGRDRYRDRYKRHRHYDYHDEL, from the exons ATGGGCCGCCTCCGCGACGGGCGAGCCTTCCTCCACCGCGCGCTGGTCCTCTCGTCGCTGCTCCTCCTTGCCTCCGGCGAAATCTTCTTCGAGGAGCGGTTCGATG ATGGGTGGGATAGCCGTTGGGTGAAATCTGATTGGAAGAAGAGCCAAGGACAAGCCGGAACCTTCCGACACACAGCGGGAACCTATTCTGGAGACCCTGACGATAAAG GTATACAAACAACTGGGGATGCCAAACATTTTGCTATATCGGCAAAATTCCCAGAATTTAGTAACAAGGACCGGACATTGGTGATCCAGTACTCTCTAAAGATTGAGCAAGATATTGAATGTGGTGGTGCTTACATCAAACTTATGTCTGGTTATCTCAGCCAGAAGAAATTTGGCGGCGACACTCCTTACAG CTTCATGTTTGGGCCTGATATATGTGGGGATCAGAAAAAGAAGCTCCATCTCATACTTTCATACCAAGGGCAAAACTACCCTATCAAGAAAGATCTAAAATGCGAAGCAGACAAGTTGACACATTTTTACACATTTATTCTAAGACCTGATGCCACTTATAGCATCCTTATCGATAACCGGGAGAGAGAATTTGGAAGCATGTACACTGACTGGGATATCCTTCCTCCTCGTAAGATCAAAGATGTTAATGCAAAAAAG CCAAAAGACTGGGATGACAGGGAATATATTGAAGATCCTGATCAAGTTAAGCCAGAG GGATATGATTCAATCCCTAAACAGATACCTGATCCAAAGGACAAAAAG CCTGAGTCATGGGATGATGACGAAGACGGTACATGGAAGCCCAGAATGATACCTAATCCAGAATACAAGGGACCATGGAAGCGGAAG AAAATTAAGAATCCTAACTACAAAGGAAAATGGAAGACCCCATGGATTGACAATCCAG AGTTTGAGGATGACCCAGACCTATATGTTCTGAGACCTTTGCAGTATGTGGGGATTGAAGTCTGGCAG GTCAAAGCTGGTTCCGTTTTTGACAACATTTTGATTTGCGATGATCCAGACTATGCAAGACATGTTGTAGATGAAACTTTTGCTGCAAATAAGGAG GCTGAAAAAGAGGCCTTTGAAGGAGCTGAAAAGAAGAGGAAGGCTAGAGAAGAAGAG GAAGCACGGCGAGCACGGGAGGAAGGGGAGAGACGAAGGCGGGAGAGGGATAGGGACCGTGGCAGGGACCGTTACAGGGATAGATATAAG CGTCATAGACACTACGACTACCAC GACGAGCTATAG